A region of Melitaea cinxia chromosome 15, ilMelCinx1.1, whole genome shotgun sequence DNA encodes the following proteins:
- the LOC123660208 gene encoding toll-like receptor 13 has protein sequence MWLGCTLWLLLSYFHCIKCNILEDYEEISRSMLYPPEDKVAGALPVEIGKDQTSGCICRTTKNRKIIVCFGNYECQRFPKVRKRSEVLVVRTTILPEIRVGELDSLYYLKTLKIEANHQLKYLQPGLFRNLTTLESLSISYSTKLHIILEGTFNGLRSLKNLNLVSNGFANILQITPAFEPSKLPSLQILDLSENALEKIPENAFKPMRGSPLKRLDITLCRIDFIHPNSFLPLEFLQELSIGENDMNSTIIGDFLLSLKRNNRSLTRLDLNSMGFRKYPPRRLMEIIANTTLERLTLSNNQFEIITDDTFPKMPHLKVLELQSVSVMSIGPNAFDPIKFPDLRILLVSGNNLPGIHWKNISNQQLVLLDMSYNKGTASNPMYYEIDRGAFLMCKELKVLNLAFNRIKSIFDYTFLGLEKLKMLNLENGTIYHIGRGTFKPMKNLEILNLANNPLTANDNLTSGQFEGLNQLKILILKNCGIKYFLDEDNIFEMMPNLTHLILRNNELFYISTELLKPLKCLQVLDLSENLIVSWWKPIFLLSGLRLHSLYLTDNKISHLTISMIQDFDYLLENKGNFTVEIDLMDNVFICDCSSMFKSYTWLQTNGSNSVKNFFRQSKFLCSSPQVWEDKSVAEFLSSIKALRCLMFERISNLTIIIWTTPSVVTVVLLILIIILIYKYKIYITYWLFLAKLALGRKFIKKSLKVSGVQKICHKYDAFVSYCNEDREFVLEMVNQLERSPPHLKLCIYERDFEIGSFISEAILGSINESRYVILIISNGFAKSTWCRWETQLAEYHRLFLEDGTSYDPLVLIRIGNVESKYLTTTLKFLLKTKIYLSWDDKRPDEFWNKLRNLIAKHE, from the exons ATGTGGTTAGGTTGTACCCTATGGTTGTTGTTATCTTATTTCCATTGTATTAAGTGCAACATCCTAGAAGATTACGAAGAGATTTCGCGTAGTATGCTCTATCCTCCAGAAGACAAAGTAGCAGGTGCTCTCCCTGTGGAAATAGGGAAGGATCAAACTTCTGGGTGTATATGTAGAACTActaaaaatcgtaaaattattgtttgctTCGGCAACTATGAATGTCAGAGATTTCCAAAg GTACGGAAACGTAGCGAAGTACTTGTAGTCAGGACCACAATTTTACCAGAAATTCGTGTTGGCGAACTAGATTCATTATATTACCTAAAAACTTTAAAGATTGAAGCAAACCATCAATTAAAGTATCTACAACCAGGATTATTTCGTAATCTAACTACACTAGAAAGTCTTTCCATTTCTTACAGCACTAAGCTTCACATAATTCTTGAAGGTACATTTAATGGTCTAAGGAGCCTTAAAAATCTAAACTTAGTAAGCAATGGCTTTgctaatattttacaaataacacCAGCATTCGAACCTTCGAAACTGCCGTCTCTACAAATCTTGGATTTATCAGAAAACGCCTTAGAAAAAATACCTGAAAACGCATTCAAGCCAATGCGAGGCTCTCCATTAAAAAGACTCGATATAACATTATGTCGCATCGATTTTATACATCCTAATAGTTTTTTACCCTTGGAATTCCTTCAAGAGTTAAGTATTGGCGAGAATGATATGAATTCAACCATAATAGGTGACTttcttttaagtttaaaaagaaataacagAAGTTTAACTCGTCTGGACTTGAACAGCATGGGCTTTCGTAAATACCCACCAAGACGGCTAATGGAGATCATTGCAAATACAACACTCGAAAGACTAACTTTATCTAACAAccaatttgaaattattaccGACGATACATTTCCAAAAATGCCACATTTAAAGGTTTTGGAGCTGCAAAGCGTTAGCGTTATGTCTATTGGTCCAAATGCTTTCGACCCAATAAAATTTCCAGATCTCCGAATTTTATTAGTAAGTGGAAATAATTTACCAGGAATACATTGGAAGAATATATCGAACCAACAACTTGTGCTTTTAGATATGTCATATAATAAAGGTACTGCATCAAACCCTATGTATTACGAAATCGATAGAGGGGCGTTTCTCATGTGCAAGGAACTAAAAGTTCTTAACCTAGcatttaatagaataaaatcaatatttgatTATACTTTTCTTGGACTcgagaaattaaaaatgttgaatCTAGAAAACGGTACTATATATCACATCGGAAGAGGAACATTTAAGCCAATGAAAAATTTAGAGATATTAAACTTAGCAAACAATCCACTAACTGCAAATGATAATTTAACTAGTGGCCAATTTGAAGGTTTGAACCAATTAAAGATATTGATACTAAAGAATTGTGGTATAAAGTACTTCCTTGACGAGGACAACATATTCGAAATGATGCCAAATCTTACTCATTTAATACTAAGAAATAATGAATTATTCTATATAAGTACCGAATTATTAAAACCCTTGAAATGTTTGCAAGTGTTAGATTTAAGTGAAAATCTCATAGTATCCTGGTGGAAACCTATATTTTTACTGTCTGGATTGAGACTTCATAGCCTATATTTAACTGACAACAAAATTTCTCACCTCACTATTAGCATGATTCAAGATTTCGATTATTTGCTAGAAAATAAAGGTAACTTTACAGTCGAAATAGATCTGATGGACAACGTGTTTATATGTGACTGTTCCTCGATGTTCAAATCTTATACATGGTTACAAACTAATGGTTCTAATTCCGTCAAGAATTTTTTTCGTCAGTCTAAATTTCTATGCAGTAGTCCACAAGTGTGGGAGGACAAAAGTGTGGCAGAATTTTTATCTTCAATTAAAGCCCTGCGGTGCTTGATGTTTGAGAGGATTTCAAACCTAACGATTATAATATGGACAACACCATCGGTAGTAACTGTtgtattactaattttaattataatacttatatataaatataaaatatatataacatattggTTATTCTTAGCTAAACTAGCTTTAGgaagaaaatttataaagaaatcaCTTAAAGTGAGTGGTGTACAGAAAATTTGTCACAAGTACGACGCTTTTGTGTCATATTGCAACGAAGATAGGGAGTTCGTTTTGGAAATGGTAAATCAATTAGAACGCTCTCCGCCCCATTTAAAGCTGTGCATTTACGAAAGAGATTTTGAAATAGGATCATTTATATCTGAAGCCATATTAGGTAGTATAAATGAAAGTagatatgtaatattaataataagtaatggcTTTGCGAAATCTACGTGGTGTAGATGGGAGACGCAGTTGGCTGAGTACCACAGGTTGTTTCTAGAAGACGGAACGTCATATGATCCGTTAGTGCTAATAAGAATAGGCAACGTGGAAAGCAAATATTTAACTACTACTTTGAAATTCTTATTGAAGACGAAGATATACTTGTCGTGGGATGATAAGCGACCAGATGAATTTTGGAATAAATTAAGAAACCTTATCGCCAAACATGaataa